One Sinorhizobium mexicanum genomic region harbors:
- the ffh gene encoding signal recognition particle protein yields the protein MFESLQDRLGSILNGLTGRGALSEADVSAALREVRRALLEADVALDVVRTFTEKVREKAVGAEILKSIKPGQMVVKIVHDELVAMLGSEGVPIDLNAPAPVVIMMVGLQGSGKTTTTGKIAKRLTSRDKKKVLMASLDTRRPAAQEQLRQLGVQTGVDTLPIIAGQSPTDIAARAVQAAKLGGHDIVILDTAGRTHIDEPLMIEMAEIKRKSNPHEILLVADALTGQDAVNLARNFDDRVGITGLVLTRMDGDGRGGAALSMRAVTGKPIKLIGVGEKMDELEEFHPRRVADRILGMGDIVSLVEKAAENIDAEKAAAMAAKMAKGKFDLDDLADQLRQMQKMGGMGGIMGLMPGMAGMKDKMAAAGLDDRLFKRQLAIISSMTRAERANPDILKHSRKKRIASGSGTDAADINKLLKMHRQMADMMKMMGGKGKGGMMKQMMGGLANKMGLGGLGGGMPDLSKLDPKQLEALQKQAEAAGLGKPGGGLPGLGSGGLPGLGGAKLPGLGGGFPGLPGLPKKK from the coding sequence ATGTTCGAGAGCCTCCAGGACCGTCTTGGTTCCATATTGAATGGACTGACCGGCCGCGGTGCCCTGTCGGAAGCTGATGTTTCCGCGGCGCTTCGGGAGGTTCGCCGTGCGCTGCTCGAAGCGGACGTGGCGCTCGATGTCGTGCGTACCTTCACCGAGAAGGTTCGCGAGAAGGCGGTCGGCGCCGAAATCCTGAAATCGATCAAGCCCGGCCAGATGGTCGTCAAGATCGTCCATGACGAGCTCGTCGCGATGCTCGGTTCCGAGGGTGTGCCGATCGATCTCAATGCGCCGGCCCCGGTTGTCATCATGATGGTCGGCCTCCAGGGCTCGGGCAAGACGACGACGACCGGCAAGATCGCCAAGCGGCTGACGAGCAGGGACAAGAAAAAGGTCCTGATGGCCTCGCTCGACACGCGTCGTCCGGCCGCGCAGGAGCAGTTGCGCCAGCTCGGCGTCCAGACCGGCGTCGATACGCTGCCGATTATCGCCGGCCAGTCGCCGACCGACATTGCCGCCCGCGCCGTCCAGGCGGCCAAGCTCGGCGGCCATGACATCGTCATCCTCGATACCGCCGGCCGTACCCATATCGACGAGCCGCTGATGATCGAGATGGCCGAGATCAAGCGGAAGTCCAATCCGCACGAGATCCTGCTCGTCGCCGATGCGCTGACCGGTCAGGACGCCGTAAATCTTGCCCGCAATTTCGACGACCGTGTCGGCATCACCGGTCTCGTGCTGACCCGCATGGACGGCGACGGCCGCGGCGGTGCGGCACTGTCGATGCGCGCCGTCACCGGCAAGCCGATCAAGCTGATCGGCGTCGGCGAAAAGATGGACGAACTCGAGGAGTTCCATCCACGCCGCGTTGCCGACCGCATCCTCGGCATGGGCGATATCGTTTCGCTGGTCGAAAAGGCGGCGGAAAACATCGACGCCGAGAAGGCGGCGGCGATGGCCGCCAAGATGGCCAAGGGCAAGTTCGACCTGGACGACCTCGCCGACCAGCTGCGGCAGATGCAGAAAATGGGCGGCATGGGCGGCATCATGGGGCTGATGCCGGGCATGGCCGGCATGAAGGACAAGATGGCCGCTGCCGGCCTCGACGACAGGCTCTTCAAGCGCCAGCTCGCGATCATCTCGTCGATGACCAGGGCCGAGCGCGCCAACCCGGACATCCTCAAGCATTCGCGCAAGAAGCGCATCGCTAGCGGCTCCGGCACCGATGCCGCCGACATCAACAAGCTTCTCAAGATGCACCGCCAGATGGCGGACATGATGAAGATGATGGGCGGCAAGGGCAAAGGCGGTATGATGAAGCAGATGATGGGCGGCCTTGCCAACAAGATGGGCCTCGGGGGCCTGGGCGGCGGCATGCCGGATCTGTCGAAGCTCGACCCCAAGCAGCTCGAAGCCCTGCAGAAGCAGGCCGAGGCCGCCGGACTCGGAAAACCCGGCGGCGGCCTGCCCGGTCTCGGCAGCGGCGGGCTGCCTGGTTTGGGCGGCGCCAAGCTTCCGGGTCTTGGTGGCGGCTTCCCGGGTCTTCCCGGCCTGCCGAAGAAGAAGTGA
- the dapF gene encoding diaminopimelate epimerase codes for MADSVQFARMNGLGNKILVVDMRGRKDRVTPHAAIALNADPATEFDQIMAIHDPKAAGTDAWIDIINSDGTMAQACGNGTRCVVQALAAETGKKAFLFHTVAGLLEAKEHEDGTISVDMGSPRFGWNEIPLAEEFHDTRRIELQIGPIDDPVLHSPSVASMGNPHAIFWVDDDVWSYELDRFGPLLENHPIFPERANISIARVRSRDEMDLRTWERGAGLTLACGSAACAAAVSGARTGRTERTVTVNVPGGPLLIEWRERDDHVVMTGPAEWEWSGTVDPATGAFQRDAAAAGDSGARAL; via the coding sequence ATGGCCGACAGCGTGCAATTTGCCAGGATGAACGGGCTTGGAAACAAGATCCTGGTTGTCGACATGCGCGGCCGCAAGGATCGCGTCACGCCTCATGCCGCGATCGCGCTCAATGCCGATCCGGCGACCGAGTTCGACCAGATCATGGCGATCCATGATCCCAAGGCCGCCGGCACCGATGCCTGGATCGACATCATCAATTCCGACGGAACAATGGCACAGGCTTGCGGCAACGGCACCCGCTGCGTCGTGCAGGCACTCGCCGCCGAAACCGGCAAGAAGGCTTTCCTCTTCCACACCGTTGCGGGCCTCCTCGAAGCCAAGGAGCATGAGGACGGCACGATCTCGGTCGACATGGGAAGCCCGCGTTTCGGCTGGAACGAAATCCCGCTGGCCGAAGAATTCCACGACACGCGCCGGATCGAACTGCAGATCGGGCCGATCGACGACCCGGTGCTGCATTCGCCGTCCGTCGCCTCCATGGGCAACCCGCATGCGATCTTCTGGGTCGACGACGACGTCTGGTCCTACGAACTCGATCGCTTCGGTCCGCTGCTTGAAAATCATCCGATCTTTCCCGAGCGCGCCAATATCTCGATCGCCCGCGTCCGGTCGCGTGATGAAATGGACCTGCGGACCTGGGAGCGCGGCGCAGGGCTGACGCTCGCCTGCGGCTCGGCGGCTTGTGCCGCCGCGGTCAGCGGCGCGAGAACCGGACGAACCGAGCGGACGGTAACCGTGAACGTTCCGGGCGGGCCGCTCCTCATCGAATGGCGCGAGCGCGACGACCACGTCGTCATGACCGGGCCGGCCGAGTGGGAGTGGTCGGGCACCGTCGATCCCGCTACCGGCGCCTTTCAGCGCGACGCAGCAGCGGCTGGTGACAGCGGAGCGCGGGCGCTTTGA
- the ftsY gene encoding signal recognition particle-docking protein FtsY, whose product MAIGFIKKIFSFGKGAVEEKPAPPQEAPEVRDEALTPPSVPSGHLPHKGGEGTEHEAAAGDDRAVIEKPEAAADDLAGSPETTAPETEVTREDTAENTPPAADENAGFADEGAPPPISPPVGMPGRTEGGEETSPDRAAGPEDDTAKAVTPPSVPDQGETEVTTEGDRSAPREEPADGDGLFASSETESEDAERQEPEATADRVGGEAVAMDDEAATEATAADNRSASREGSAGGNDLAASTETEDAKREEAEANAEIAAEEWSVLPPISPLVGEMPGRAEGGETRDNLADTSPHSLPKGFATADKRPKEAAPAPQPKLSWYQRLRRGLARTSSQLTGQIASLFTKRKLDEATLQDLEDLLIQADLGVETAMRITDTLASERYGKDVSGEDVSRIMAGEITKVLAPVAKPLELDLSHKPHVILVVGVNGTGKTTTIGKLAAKLSGAGLKVMLAAGDTFRAAAIEQLKIWAERTKSDIVSSKLGADAAGLAYEAFQLAREKKSDVLIIDTAGRLQNKAELMAELEKIVRVLGKLDPDAPHTVLQTLDATTGQNALQQVEIFRNVAGVSGLIMTKLDGTARGGILVAISAKHKLPVYFIGVGEGIDDLEPFEAKDFADVIAGVAA is encoded by the coding sequence ATGGCGATTGGTTTCATCAAGAAGATCTTCTCCTTCGGCAAGGGTGCCGTCGAGGAGAAACCCGCGCCGCCGCAGGAGGCGCCGGAAGTGCGCGACGAGGCGCTGACACCCCCCTCTGTACCTTCGGGACATCTCCCCCACAAGGGGGGAGAGGGGACGGAGCACGAGGCGGCCGCAGGGGATGATCGAGCTGTCATCGAAAAGCCGGAGGCTGCCGCAGACGATCTCGCCGGCTCGCCCGAGACAACCGCACCAGAGACCGAAGTAACACGCGAAGACACCGCGGAAAACACTCCTCCTGCCGCAGATGAAAACGCTGGCTTTGCTGACGAGGGCGCGCCTCCTCCGATCTCCCCCCCTGTGGGGATGCCCGGCAGGACAGAGGGGGGTGAGGAGACCTCTCCCGACCGCGCCGCGGGGCCTGAAGACGACACGGCCAAGGCCGTGACACCCCCCTCTGTCCCAGATCAGGGGGAGACCGAGGTCACCACCGAGGGCGACCGCAGCGCCCCACGTGAGGAACCGGCGGACGGGGACGGCCTTTTCGCCTCGAGCGAGACCGAGAGCGAGGATGCCGAGCGCCAAGAGCCGGAGGCAACCGCGGACCGCGTTGGCGGCGAAGCCGTCGCGATGGACGATGAGGCGGCGACCGAAGCAACGGCCGCAGACAATCGCTCCGCCTCGCGAGAGGGGTCGGCCGGCGGAAACGACCTCGCCGCTTCGACCGAGACCGAGGATGCCAAACGTGAAGAGGCAGAGGCAAATGCGGAAATCGCCGCCGAAGAGTGGAGCGTCCTTCCTCCAATCTCCCCCCTTGTGGGGGAGATGCCCGGCAGGGCAGAGGGGGGTGAGACTCGCGACAATCTCGCGGACACATCACCACACAGCCTCCCCAAAGGCTTTGCCACCGCCGACAAGCGCCCGAAGGAAGCAGCGCCCGCCCCTCAGCCGAAGCTTTCCTGGTACCAGCGGCTGCGCCGCGGCCTCGCCCGCACTTCGTCGCAACTCACCGGTCAGATCGCCAGCCTCTTCACCAAGAGGAAGCTCGACGAGGCGACGCTGCAGGATCTCGAAGATCTGTTGATCCAGGCCGACCTCGGCGTCGAGACGGCGATGCGCATCACCGATACGCTCGCCTCCGAGCGCTATGGCAAGGACGTCTCCGGCGAGGATGTGTCGCGCATCATGGCCGGCGAGATCACCAAGGTGCTGGCCCCGGTCGCCAAACCGCTTGAGCTCGATCTCAGCCACAAGCCGCACGTGATCCTCGTCGTCGGCGTCAACGGCACCGGCAAGACGACGACGATCGGCAAGCTCGCCGCCAAGCTTTCCGGCGCCGGCCTGAAAGTGATGCTTGCGGCCGGCGATACCTTCCGCGCCGCAGCCATCGAACAGTTGAAGATCTGGGCCGAGCGGACAAAATCCGACATCGTCTCCTCGAAGCTCGGCGCCGACGCAGCCGGCCTTGCCTATGAAGCGTTCCAGCTCGCTCGCGAGAAGAAGTCGGACGTGCTGATCATCGATACTGCGGGGCGACTGCAGAACAAGGCCGAGCTGATGGCGGAACTCGAAAAGATCGTGCGCGTGCTCGGCAAGCTCGATCCCGACGCGCCGCATACGGTCCTGCAGACGCTCGACGCGACGACCGGGCAGAATGCCCTGCAGCAGGTCGAGATCTTCCGCAACGTCGCGGGCGTCAGCGGCCTGATCATGACCAAGCTCGACGGCACCGCGCGCGGCGGCATTCTGGTCGCGATCTCCGCCAAGCATAAGCTACCGGTCTACTTCATCGGGGTCGGCGAGGGTATCGACGATCTCGAGCCCTTCGAGGCGAAGGATTTCGCCGACGTAATCGCCGGCGTGGCCGCCTGA
- the mtaB gene encoding tRNA (N(6)-L-threonylcarbamoyladenosine(37)-C(2))-methylthiotransferase MtaB — MSGVEVITFGCRLNTYESEVMRAEAEKAGLNNAILVNTCAVTGEAVRQARQAIRRARRDNPHARIIVTGCAAQTEKQIFAEMAEVDAVLGNEEKLKSASYRSLPDFGVSAEEKLRVNDIMSVRATAPQMVKHIDGHVRAFIQVQNGCDHRCTFCIIPYGRGNSRSVPMGAVVDQAHRLVEGGYREIVLTGVDATSYGADLPGTPTLGLLAKTLLKQVPEIRRLRLSSIDSIEVDRHLLDLIADEPRFMPHLHLSLQHGDDLILKRMKRRHASADARALCDEVRRLRPEISFGADMIAGFPTETEEMFENAARLAEDCGIAHLHVFPYSPRPGTPAARMPQLDRALIKERAARLRAKGADLYAAHLYRMIGSEQTILVEMNGLGHTENFTLVDAAGLKPRSLVAVTITGHNGKHLTMQQKQMAAA, encoded by the coding sequence TTGAGCGGCGTCGAGGTCATAACCTTCGGCTGCCGCCTCAACACCTATGAATCGGAAGTGATGCGGGCCGAAGCCGAGAAGGCGGGGCTGAACAACGCCATTCTCGTCAACACCTGTGCGGTGACTGGCGAGGCCGTGCGCCAGGCACGCCAGGCGATCCGCCGCGCACGGCGCGACAACCCGCACGCCCGGATCATCGTCACCGGCTGCGCCGCCCAGACCGAGAAGCAAATCTTTGCCGAAATGGCCGAGGTCGATGCGGTGCTCGGCAACGAGGAGAAGCTCAAGAGCGCCTCCTACCGTTCGCTGCCCGATTTCGGCGTCTCGGCGGAGGAAAAACTCCGCGTCAACGACATCATGAGCGTGCGCGCCACCGCGCCGCAGATGGTGAAGCACATCGACGGGCATGTTCGCGCCTTCATCCAGGTGCAGAACGGCTGCGACCACCGCTGCACCTTCTGCATCATCCCCTATGGCCGCGGCAATTCCCGCTCCGTGCCGATGGGCGCCGTCGTCGACCAGGCGCACCGGCTCGTCGAGGGCGGTTATCGCGAGATCGTGCTGACCGGCGTCGATGCGACGAGCTATGGCGCCGACTTACCCGGAACGCCAACCCTCGGCCTGCTTGCCAAGACGTTGTTGAAGCAGGTGCCGGAAATCCGGCGCCTGCGCCTCTCGTCGATCGACAGCATCGAGGTCGACCGGCACCTGCTCGACCTGATCGCCGACGAGCCGCGCTTCATGCCGCATCTACATCTTTCGCTCCAGCACGGCGACGACCTCATTCTGAAGCGGATGAAGCGGCGGCATGCGAGCGCTGATGCCCGTGCCCTCTGCGACGAGGTCCGCCGCCTGCGGCCCGAGATCAGCTTCGGCGCTGACATGATCGCCGGCTTTCCGACCGAAACCGAAGAGATGTTCGAGAACGCCGCGCGCCTTGCGGAGGACTGCGGCATCGCGCATCTCCACGTCTTTCCCTATAGCCCGCGCCCCGGTACGCCGGCCGCGCGCATGCCGCAGCTCGATCGCGCGCTCATCAAGGAGCGTGCGGCGCGGCTGCGTGCGAAGGGGGCGGACCTCTACGCCGCCCATCTCTATCGTATGATCGGCAGCGAGCAGACGATACTGGTCGAGATGAACGGGCTGGGGCACACGGAAAACTTCACGCTCGTCGATGCGGCCGGCCTCAAGCCGCGGTCGCTCGTTGCTGTCACAATTACCGGCCACAATGGCAAGCATCTGACGATGCAACAAAAACAGATGGCTGCGGCCTGA
- a CDS encoding chorismate mutase, whose amino-acid sequence MIDPEIRQELAGYRQSIDNIDAALVHMLAERFRCTKAVGVLKAKHQLPPADPAREEYQIERLRRLAKDANLDPDFAEKFLNFIIKEVIRHHEAIAADRSQPASNAGATRSA is encoded by the coding sequence ATGATTGATCCCGAGATCAGACAGGAATTGGCGGGCTACCGGCAGTCGATCGACAATATCGATGCCGCGCTCGTCCACATGCTGGCCGAACGCTTCCGCTGCACCAAGGCGGTCGGCGTTCTGAAAGCCAAGCATCAATTGCCGCCGGCCGATCCGGCGCGCGAGGAATACCAGATCGAACGCCTTCGCCGCCTGGCGAAGGATGCCAATCTGGACCCGGATTTCGCCGAGAAGTTCCTGAACTTCATCATCAAGGAAGTCATCCGGCATCATGAAGCCATCGCCGCCGATCGCTCGCAACCCGCGAGCAACGCCGGCGCCACACGTTCCGCTTGA
- the rpsP gene encoding 30S ribosomal protein S16, with protein MALKIRLARGGSKKRPYYQIVVADARSPRDGRFLEKLGSWNPMLAKDDEKRIEFDKERVQHWIAQGAQPTDRVLRFLDQAGLAKRPARNNPTKAQPGKKAQERAAEAKQRAEEAAAAAAEAAAE; from the coding sequence ATGGCACTGAAAATTCGTCTCGCCCGTGGCGGTTCCAAGAAGCGCCCCTACTACCAGATCGTCGTTGCCGATGCGCGCAGCCCCCGTGACGGCCGCTTCCTCGAAAAGCTCGGTTCCTGGAACCCGATGCTCGCCAAGGACGACGAAAAGCGCATCGAGTTTGACAAGGAGCGCGTCCAGCACTGGATCGCCCAGGGCGCACAGCCGACCGACCGCGTGCTGCGCTTCCTCGACCAGGCTGGTCTTGCAAAGCGCCCGGCCCGCAACAACCCGACCAAGGCGCAGCCCGGCAAGAAGGCACAGGAACGTGCCGCGGAAGCCAAGCAGCGTGCTGAAGAAGCAGCTGCTGCCGCTGCCGAAGCTGCCGCGGAATAA
- a CDS encoding cysteine hydrolase — MIALVAVVAAVVVAAALFVIRLKYELRRANTPTTGERIDISMRPNLALLVIDIQKDFTSIGGKYGWDEAYLKPRLAMISTATIKASEAEIPVIAISHVYRAPLTRLMIWLFGEGRGIPGSKGLDLGLPLSPDFEVVKSLGDGFSSPELEGYLAANRVGTLLLTGLDGCHCVQNTANGALNRGYRVEILENAVLSRDEAGWRKHAEALEGRGAVLT; from the coding sequence ATGATTGCGCTTGTCGCGGTCGTCGCGGCGGTCGTCGTTGCGGCTGCCCTCTTCGTCATACGCTTGAAATACGAACTGCGGAGAGCGAATACGCCGACCACGGGCGAGCGCATCGACATTTCCATGCGGCCGAACCTCGCGCTGCTCGTCATCGACATACAGAAGGACTTCACTTCGATCGGCGGAAAATACGGATGGGACGAGGCCTACCTGAAGCCGCGCCTTGCCATGATCAGCACGGCCACGATCAAGGCAAGCGAGGCTGAAATACCGGTGATCGCCATCAGCCATGTCTATCGCGCGCCGCTCACCAGGCTGATGATCTGGCTTTTCGGCGAGGGGCGGGGAATCCCCGGATCGAAAGGGCTCGATCTCGGACTGCCGCTGTCGCCGGATTTCGAGGTGGTGAAATCGCTCGGCGATGGCTTCTCCTCGCCAGAGCTTGAGGGCTATCTCGCTGCAAACAGGGTCGGCACCTTGCTACTGACGGGGCTCGACGGCTGCCATTGCGTCCAGAACACCGCCAACGGCGCGCTTAATCGCGGCTATCGGGTCGAAATCCTCGAAAACGCCGTATTGAGCCGCGATGAAGCCGGATGGCGCAAGCATGCCGAGGCGCTGGAAGGGCGCGGCGCCGTGCTGACCTGA
- the rimM gene encoding ribosome maturation factor RimM (Essential for efficient processing of 16S rRNA), whose amino-acid sequence MSKLENPVLMATIGAAQGLRGEVRVKSFTADPTALGDYGNLHSADGRVFEVLEIREAKNVVVVRFRGINDRNAAEALNGLELFIERDNLPDDDLDEDEFFYADLEGLEAVDGAGKSYGSVTGVFDFGAGDLLELKGPGRRPVLIPFTEWSVLEIDLEGGRLLVDPIAAGLVDDKDESAGNPFSKKNK is encoded by the coding sequence ATGAGCAAGCTTGAAAACCCAGTCCTGATGGCGACCATCGGCGCGGCCCAGGGCCTGCGCGGAGAAGTGCGGGTGAAATCCTTTACCGCCGATCCGACTGCGCTCGGCGACTACGGCAATCTGCACAGTGCCGACGGGCGCGTCTTCGAGGTGCTTGAAATCCGCGAGGCGAAGAACGTAGTGGTCGTGCGCTTTCGCGGCATCAACGACCGCAATGCGGCCGAGGCCCTCAACGGGCTTGAGCTCTTTATCGAGCGCGACAACCTTCCCGACGACGATCTCGACGAGGACGAGTTTTTCTACGCCGATCTCGAAGGGCTGGAGGCGGTGGACGGCGCCGGCAAGAGCTACGGCTCGGTGACCGGCGTCTTCGATTTCGGCGCCGGCGATCTCCTGGAACTGAAGGGGCCGGGCAGGCGGCCGGTGCTGATCCCCTTCACCGAATGGTCGGTGCTCGAGATCGATCTCGAGGGTGGCAGACTGCTGGTCGACCCGATCGCCGCGGGTCTTGTCGACGACAAGGACGAAAGCGCCGGCAATCCGTTCTCGAAGAAGAACAAGTGA
- a CDS encoding septation protein A, translating into MSTIEAAKPRTEVSPLLKLVLELGPLMVFFFANSRGDWLAGRFPVLAELGGPIFIATGLFMAATAIALVASWIMTRTLPMMPLVSGIVVFVFGALTLWLQNDTFIKMKPTIVNTLFGAILLGGLLFGKSLLGYVFHSAFRLDEDGWRKLTVRWGLFFLFLAVLNEVVWRAFSTDFWVAFKVWGTMPITILFTLAQMPLIMKHSLEQDSAE; encoded by the coding sequence ATGTCGACAATCGAAGCCGCCAAACCGCGGACAGAGGTGAGCCCGCTCCTGAAGCTCGTGCTGGAACTCGGGCCGCTCATGGTCTTCTTCTTCGCCAATTCCCGCGGCGACTGGCTGGCCGGCCGCTTTCCGGTGCTTGCCGAACTCGGCGGACCGATCTTCATCGCCACCGGGCTCTTCATGGCGGCAACGGCGATCGCGCTTGTCGCTTCCTGGATCATGACCCGGACGCTGCCGATGATGCCGCTCGTTTCCGGGATCGTCGTGTTCGTCTTCGGTGCGCTGACGCTCTGGCTGCAGAACGACACCTTCATCAAGATGAAGCCGACGATCGTCAACACGCTCTTCGGCGCGATCCTGCTCGGCGGCCTCCTGTTCGGCAAATCCCTGCTCGGCTACGTCTTCCATTCCGCCTTCAGGCTGGACGAGGATGGCTGGCGCAAGCTCACGGTGCGCTGGGGCCTGTTCTTCCTGTTCCTCGCCGTGCTGAACGAAGTCGTCTGGCGTGCCTTCTCGACGGATTTCTGGGTGGCCTTCAAGGTCTGGGGAACGATGCCGATCACTATTCTCTTCACCCTGGCCCAGATGCCGCTGATCATGAAGCATTCGCTCGAACAGGATAGCGCCGAGTGA
- a CDS encoding MBL fold metallo-hydrolase, with amino-acid sequence MTKGGNPYYTGPVSDHFDGVRFFNPGGTAPRGLGAFLRWQLGGGRARWPAHRASPFLQARPDLNVDGDGLRVTMVGHATLLIQVGGLNILTDPVWSHRASPFIFAGPHRRNAPGIRMDDLPPIDIVLVTHNHYDHLDVDTLMALNQEHAPQVVTPLGNDTIIRRSVPNAAISVVDWGDRVELDDGITIHAEPCHHWSARGSGDRRMALWAAFVIETPAGKIYHVGDTGFHDGINYRAARAKHGPFRLANLPFGCYEPRWFMASQHQNPEEAVQGMIACGAGHVAGHHWGTFRLTNEGIEEPLRALETALDSAGIERARFRAMRPGEIFDVPATAPKAE; translated from the coding sequence ATGACGAAGGGTGGCAATCCCTATTATACCGGCCCCGTTTCGGATCATTTCGACGGCGTTCGCTTCTTCAACCCCGGCGGCACCGCGCCGCGCGGCCTTGGCGCTTTCTTGCGCTGGCAGCTTGGCGGTGGTCGGGCGAGATGGCCCGCACACCGCGCCAGTCCGTTCCTGCAGGCGAGACCCGATCTCAATGTCGACGGCGACGGTCTCCGGGTCACAATGGTGGGGCATGCCACGCTGTTGATCCAGGTCGGCGGCCTGAACATCCTGACCGATCCGGTCTGGTCGCATCGCGCCAGCCCCTTTATCTTTGCCGGTCCCCACCGGCGCAACGCGCCCGGCATTCGCATGGACGACCTTCCGCCGATCGACATCGTCCTCGTCACGCACAATCACTACGACCACCTCGACGTCGACACGCTCATGGCATTGAACCAGGAACACGCGCCGCAGGTCGTGACGCCGCTCGGCAACGACACGATCATCCGGCGCTCGGTTCCAAATGCAGCAATATCCGTTGTCGATTGGGGCGACCGGGTCGAGCTCGACGACGGGATCACCATCCATGCCGAACCCTGCCATCACTGGTCGGCCCGCGGCTCCGGCGACCGGCGCATGGCGCTTTGGGCGGCCTTCGTCATCGAGACGCCGGCCGGCAAGATCTATCATGTCGGCGACACCGGCTTTCACGACGGCATCAACTATCGCGCGGCCCGCGCCAAACATGGGCCCTTCCGCCTGGCCAATCTGCCGTTCGGCTGCTACGAGCCGCGCTGGTTCATGGCGTCCCAGCACCAGAATCCGGAGGAGGCGGTCCAGGGCATGATCGCCTGCGGCGCCGGCCACGTCGCCGGTCATCACTGGGGCACGTTCCGCCTGACCAATGAAGGGATCGAAGAGCCGCTGAGAGCCCTGGAAACGGCCCTCGACAGCGCCGGCATCGAACGGGCGCGTTTCAGGGCGATGCGCCCCGGCGAGATCTTCGACGTTCCGGCGACCGCACCGAAGGCCGAATGA
- the trmD gene encoding tRNA (guanosine(37)-N1)-methyltransferase TrmD — translation MSFRATVLTLYPEMFPGHLGVSLAGKALERGQWSMEAVQIRDFAEDKHRTVDDTPAGGGAGMVLKADVLARAIDRVAADDDRPRLLMSPRGRPLTQERVRELAGGAGVVIVCGRFEGVDQRVIDTRNLEEVSIGDYILSGGEPAALVLLDAVVRILPGVMGNELSGMHESFEGGLLEHPHYTRPQVFEGHEIPAVLTSGNHGAIAKWREAEARKLTAERRPDLLKRDPKSGNRFSE, via the coding sequence ATGTCCTTTCGCGCGACGGTCCTGACGCTCTATCCGGAGATGTTTCCCGGGCATCTCGGCGTCTCGCTCGCCGGCAAGGCGCTGGAACGCGGGCAGTGGTCGATGGAGGCGGTGCAGATCCGCGATTTCGCCGAGGACAAGCATCGCACTGTCGACGATACACCGGCCGGCGGCGGTGCCGGCATGGTGCTGAAGGCCGACGTGCTGGCCCGCGCCATCGACCGGGTCGCGGCCGACGATGACCGCCCGCGGCTGCTGATGAGCCCGCGCGGCCGGCCCCTGACGCAGGAGCGCGTGCGGGAGCTCGCCGGTGGCGCCGGCGTCGTCATCGTCTGCGGCCGCTTCGAGGGTGTCGACCAGCGGGTCATCGATACGCGCAATCTCGAGGAAGTGTCGATCGGCGACTATATTCTCTCCGGCGGAGAACCGGCGGCGCTCGTGCTGCTTGATGCCGTGGTGCGCATCCTGCCCGGAGTGATGGGCAACGAATTGTCCGGCATGCACGAAAGTTTCGAGGGCGGCCTCCTGGAGCACCCGCACTATACGCGGCCGCAGGTCTTCGAAGGCCATGAAATCCCGGCCGTGCTCACCTCGGGAAATCATGGCGCGATCGCCAAATGGCGCGAGGCCGAAGCCCGAAAATTGACGGCGGAGCGCCGGCCGGATCTGCTGAAGCGTGATCCGAAAAGTGGGAACCGGTTTTCGGAATAA
- a CDS encoding MarR family winged helix-turn-helix transcriptional regulator, protein MLVRFDKQERLYKAIKLVRPIQLNVNRTVEKMLEGAGITVAERAVLEMLCDEPLTVPEAARRLSMKRQFVQRIAAGLLAKALIEKKPNPDHRKAFFCVPSTAGREIFEAVHQRELELLHAVLGDINQTEVVVALRVMARVDTAFEELARQLGTEESG, encoded by the coding sequence ATGCTCGTCCGATTCGACAAACAGGAACGGCTCTACAAGGCCATCAAACTTGTCCGCCCCATCCAGCTCAACGTCAACAGGACGGTGGAAAAGATGCTTGAAGGGGCGGGGATCACGGTTGCCGAGCGCGCCGTGTTGGAGATGCTGTGCGACGAGCCGCTGACGGTACCGGAGGCGGCAAGGCGGCTTTCGATGAAGCGGCAGTTCGTCCAGCGCATTGCGGCGGGACTGCTCGCAAAGGCCTTGATCGAGAAAAAGCCCAATCCCGACCATCGCAAGGCCTTTTTCTGCGTTCCGAGCACCGCCGGTCGGGAGATCTTCGAAGCCGTTCACCAGCGCGAGCTCGAGCTGCTGCATGCTGTCCTCGGAGATATCAATCAGACCGAGGTGGTGGTGGCTCTCCGGGTGATGGCGCGCGTCGACACCGCTTTCGAGGAACTGGCGCGTCAGCTGGGCACGGAGGAGAGCGGATGA